In the Colletotrichum lupini chromosome 1, complete sequence genome, one interval contains:
- a CDS encoding glycosyl hydrolase family 12 produces MKFSAILALLPLALASPTPTTVEKRATTYCGQWDSAVTGTYTVYNNLWGMSSGTGSQCTILTGLSGSNLQWSTTWSWSGGQYNVKSYANAVVNVSKKALSAISSIPSTWNWSYSGTGLVANVAYDLFTSSTATGSAQYEIMIWLGSLGGAGPISATGSAIATPTVAGRTWNLYKGVNGQMTVFSFVAPSNVQSFSGDLKAFATYLINSQGLPSSQILQSIGAGTEPFVGSNAKFTTTAYTASLS; encoded by the exons ATGAAGTTCTCCGCCATCCTCGCGCTCCTCCCCCTGGCGCTCGCCAGCCCGACGCCGACGACCGTCGAGAAGCGCGCGACAACCTACTGCGGCCAGTGGGACTCGGCCGTCACGGGCACCTACACCGTCTACAACAACCTCTGGGGCATGTCCTCGGGTACCGGAAGTCAGTGTACCATCCTCACCGGTCTCTCCGGCAGCAACCTGCAGTGGTCCACGACCTGGTCCTGGTCCGGCGGGCAGTACAACGTCAAGTCGTACGCCAACGCCGTCGTCAACGTCAGCAAGAAGGCCCTGAGCGCGATCAGCAGCATCCCCTCGACTTGGAACTGGAG CTACTCCGGCACAGGCCTCGTAGCAAACGTAGCCTATGACCTCTTCACCTCCTCCACGGCAACCGGCTCAGCCCAATACGAAATCATGATCTGGCTCGGCTCCCTCGGCGGTGCCGGCCCCATCTCCGCCACCGGCAGCGCCATCGCCACCCCGACCGTCGCCGGCCGCACCTGGAACCTCTACAAGGGCGTCAACGGCCAGATGACCGTCTTCAGCTTCGTCGCGCCCAGCAACGTCCAGAGCTTCAGCGGTGACCTCAAGGCGTTCGCGACCTACCTCATCAACAGCCAGGGCCTGCCTTCCTCCCAGATCCTCCAGAGCATCGGCGCCGGTACTGAGCCGTTTGTCGGGTCGAATGCTAAGTTTACTACGACTGCTTACACTGCTTCTCTTTCTTGA